In one Nocardioides luteus genomic region, the following are encoded:
- a CDS encoding APC family permease: MDRTIGTDHGVPAAESTPAHGKLEGNLGVFHLVFTVMAFQAPIVAFLAYTPVAILLGNGLGTPVAFAIAGVILALFAVGLLAMAKHVPNPGGFYAFITAGLGRRIGLGSSLVAIICYYFTLVGIYVLIGVSLRSLCTDLFNGPEISWWLWALTAFVAVTVLGHFRMDVSANVLTVFLVAELALVIAYDIAVVARVGIDALSLQPLSMHNIFSGSLGLALMFGVGLYGGFEATLVFREEVRDPDRTIPAATYIVIALVAALFSVSALIFINAYGGEAVLSAVGNGMGSSLASMQEYVGATAMNIAEILLVTSSFAITLAAHNISARYLYNLGVDEIIHPSVGRAHAKHGSPYMASALVGLAVLAVLVPFTVSGSDPYVFYAHFVGVYSYSLLLLLFLTAVAVPAFLLRNRADAMTTVVNSIVCPVLSIIPLGLVLIMATKNFDLLIGGSRSLATIMLIGLYGAFAGGILLATYYKRVRPDVFARIGRQE, encoded by the coding sequence ATGGATCGAACGATCGGCACCGACCACGGCGTGCCCGCGGCGGAGTCAACGCCAGCGCACGGGAAGCTAGAGGGAAACCTCGGCGTCTTCCACCTCGTCTTCACCGTCATGGCGTTCCAGGCGCCCATCGTGGCGTTCCTCGCCTACACCCCGGTAGCGATCCTGCTGGGTAACGGACTTGGCACTCCTGTTGCGTTCGCAATCGCCGGAGTCATCCTTGCTCTGTTTGCCGTGGGACTACTCGCAATGGCCAAGCATGTCCCCAACCCTGGCGGGTTCTACGCCTTCATCACCGCAGGTCTGGGACGACGGATCGGGCTCGGGTCCTCCCTGGTCGCCATCATCTGCTACTACTTCACGCTCGTCGGTATCTACGTTCTCATCGGGGTGTCGCTGAGGTCCCTGTGCACCGACTTGTTCAACGGACCCGAGATCAGTTGGTGGCTGTGGGCGTTGACGGCGTTCGTCGCGGTCACAGTGCTGGGGCACTTCCGCATGGACGTCTCCGCGAACGTGCTGACGGTGTTTCTTGTCGCCGAACTTGCATTGGTCATCGCCTACGACATCGCCGTCGTCGCTCGAGTTGGGATCGATGCCCTGTCGCTCCAGCCGCTGTCCATGCACAACATCTTCTCTGGATCGCTCGGCTTGGCGTTGATGTTCGGCGTCGGGTTGTACGGCGGTTTCGAGGCGACCCTGGTCTTCCGTGAAGAGGTTCGTGACCCGGATCGGACCATTCCTGCCGCCACCTATATCGTCATCGCACTCGTCGCCGCGCTCTTCTCCGTCTCGGCGCTGATCTTCATCAATGCCTACGGCGGCGAGGCCGTGCTGTCGGCCGTCGGGAACGGCATGGGCTCGTCGTTGGCGAGCATGCAGGAGTACGTGGGAGCGACTGCCATGAACATCGCCGAGATCCTGCTGGTTACCAGTAGCTTCGCCATCACCTTGGCTGCCCACAACATCTCGGCCCGTTATCTCTATAACCTGGGTGTCGACGAGATCATCCACCCGTCCGTGGGTCGAGCCCACGCGAAGCATGGCTCGCCCTACATGGCATCAGCTCTCGTTGGTCTCGCCGTGCTGGCAGTCCTCGTCCCGTTTACCGTCTCAGGATCGGACCCGTACGTCTTCTATGCCCACTTCGTAGGGGTGTACAGCTACTCGTTGCTGCTCCTGCTCTTTCTCACCGCCGTTGCTGTGCCAGCTTTCCTCCTGAGGAACAGAGCAGACGCAATGACAACCGTCGTCAACTCGATCGTCTGTCCCGTGCTGTCAATCATTCCGCTGGGTCTCGTCCTGATCATGGCGACAAAGAACTTCGACCTGCTGATCGGCGGCTCGAGGTCGCTCGCGACCATCATGCTGATCGGCCTCTACGGCGCCTTCGCGGGCGGCATCCTCCTCGCGACCTACTACAAGCGAGTACGGCCTGACGTCTTCGCGCGCATCGGGCGTCAAGAATGA
- a CDS encoding SDR family oxidoreductase — protein sequence MNDAAPAGDLAGRTIVMSGGSRGIGLAILITAARHGANCVLLAKTAEPDPRLPGTIHTAVEQIESAGGRAVAVVGDVRKIEDVERAVNVATSSFGGIDIVINNASALNTQGTEDVTPKRFDLMQSINSRGTFMLTRACLDALKRSDDGQILTLSPPLNLDPGWMGAFPPYMLSKYGMSLLTLGWASEFAEHGIRANCLWPQTTIATAAVKNLLGGGPAISQARHPQIVADAAVSILTDPERPTAQTFLDEEVLVRAGINEFSHYGGGADPAVDLFVGTR from the coding sequence ATGAACGACGCTGCACCGGCAGGCGACCTCGCCGGGCGAACCATCGTCATGTCTGGCGGAAGCCGTGGGATCGGGCTAGCGATCCTGATCACGGCGGCACGGCACGGCGCGAATTGCGTGCTGCTGGCCAAGACTGCCGAACCAGATCCCCGGTTGCCTGGAACGATCCACACTGCGGTAGAGCAGATCGAATCCGCAGGTGGCCGAGCGGTAGCGGTCGTCGGTGACGTCCGAAAGATCGAAGATGTCGAACGCGCGGTTAATGTAGCCACCTCGAGTTTCGGTGGAATCGACATAGTGATCAACAACGCCAGCGCGCTGAACACTCAAGGAACCGAAGACGTCACTCCCAAGCGCTTCGATCTGATGCAATCGATCAACTCACGCGGGACGTTCATGCTCACCCGCGCGTGCCTAGATGCGCTCAAGCGAAGTGATGACGGCCAGATCCTGACCTTATCTCCGCCGCTCAACCTTGACCCGGGGTGGATGGGCGCATTTCCGCCGTACATGCTCTCCAAGTACGGAATGTCCCTTCTCACTCTGGGATGGGCTTCTGAGTTCGCCGAGCACGGCATCCGCGCAAACTGTCTCTGGCCCCAGACCACCATCGCGACCGCCGCCGTGAAAAACCTTCTCGGCGGGGGACCAGCGATCTCCCAAGCTCGCCACCCACAGATCGTCGCCGATGCAGCGGTCTCGATACTGACGGATCCCGAGCGCCCAACCGCCCAGACCTTCCTCGATGAAGAAGTCTTGGTGCGCGCAGGCATCAACGAGTTCTCCCACTACGGCGGTGGCGCCGATCCTGCGGTCGACCTCTTTGTGGGCACACGATGA
- a CDS encoding long-chain-fatty-acid--CoA ligase, producing MANLATNLIKTARELPDRPAVRLDDHVLTYRELLDAASTIAEDLRGRGVGPGDRVAVSLPNVPAFPVAFYGALLAGAAVVPMNPLLKKREVEFYLSDSMASLAYCAAEGSDALQDAANDLGVDAIPVPLSGPSLRHVGALEAVPRRMSDTAVILYTSGTTGQPKGAELTHWNLMSNAATSVETLLKIDSDDVVMGCLPLFHVFGLTCALNASVLAGSCLTLISRFDAAKALDVIARDRVTVFEGVPTMYAAMLHSAAAAEADLRTLRTCITGGAPMPVEVLVEFETRFGCEILEGYGLSETSPVACFNHPGQERRPGTIGVAVRGCQLRVVDDAGTDVAIGVPGEIAIRGENVMKGYWNRPGDTAAAIPDGWFRTGDIATKDVDGYITIVDRKKDLIIRGGYNVYPREVEEVLYEHPAVAEAAVVGVTHPELGEEITAAVALKPNRTASPEELRSFVRDRLAAYKYPRTVWVLDALPKGPTGKILRREVQSMAAAGTLK from the coding sequence ATGGCGAATCTAGCGACCAATCTGATCAAGACAGCTCGGGAACTGCCCGATCGGCCCGCGGTGAGGCTCGACGACCACGTCCTCACCTATCGCGAACTCCTAGACGCCGCGTCGACGATCGCCGAAGATCTGCGCGGACGTGGAGTAGGGCCGGGCGACCGCGTCGCAGTCTCGCTACCCAATGTTCCCGCCTTCCCCGTCGCGTTCTACGGCGCACTCCTTGCTGGTGCGGCGGTGGTTCCGATGAATCCCCTGCTCAAGAAGCGCGAGGTTGAGTTCTACCTCAGCGACTCGATGGCAAGCCTGGCCTACTGTGCTGCCGAGGGTAGCGACGCTCTGCAGGACGCCGCAAATGACCTCGGGGTCGACGCGATCCCCGTTCCCTTGAGCGGGCCAAGCCTGCGACACGTCGGTGCCTTGGAGGCCGTTCCGCGTCGCATGAGCGACACTGCCGTCATCCTCTACACATCGGGCACGACCGGGCAGCCCAAGGGTGCGGAGCTCACGCATTGGAACCTGATGTCGAACGCGGCAACCAGCGTCGAGACCCTGCTCAAGATTGATTCCGACGACGTCGTCATGGGCTGTCTGCCCCTGTTCCACGTGTTCGGATTGACGTGCGCCCTCAACGCGTCGGTTCTCGCCGGATCGTGCCTCACATTGATTTCGCGCTTCGACGCCGCCAAGGCGCTCGACGTGATCGCGCGGGACCGCGTGACCGTGTTCGAGGGCGTCCCCACCATGTATGCAGCGATGTTGCACTCCGCTGCAGCCGCCGAGGCAGACCTGCGGACCCTGCGGACCTGCATCACAGGCGGTGCCCCGATGCCTGTCGAAGTGTTGGTGGAGTTCGAAACGCGCTTCGGCTGCGAGATTCTCGAAGGCTACGGACTGTCCGAAACGTCACCGGTCGCGTGTTTCAATCACCCCGGCCAAGAGCGACGCCCAGGCACCATCGGTGTCGCCGTCCGAGGCTGCCAACTGAGGGTGGTCGACGACGCCGGGACGGACGTCGCGATCGGGGTTCCCGGCGAGATCGCCATCCGGGGGGAGAACGTGATGAAGGGATACTGGAATCGTCCCGGGGACACAGCGGCAGCAATCCCTGACGGGTGGTTCCGCACGGGCGACATCGCTACCAAGGACGTCGACGGATACATCACGATCGTCGATCGAAAGAAAGACCTGATCATCCGCGGCGGTTACAACGTCTATCCCCGCGAGGTCGAAGAGGTCCTCTACGAGCACCCAGCGGTGGCGGAGGCGGCCGTCGTCGGCGTAACCCACCCAGAACTCGGTGAGGAGATCACTGCGGCGGTCGCACTCAAACCGAATCGGACGGCGTCTCCAGAGGAACTTCGTTCGTTCGTGCGCGACCGACTGGCCGCGTACAAGTACCCACGGACAGTCTGGGTGCTCGATGCCCTCCCGAAGGGCCCCACCGGGAAGATCCTGCGCCGCGAGGTCCAGAGCATGGCGGCCGCCGGCACGCTCAAGTGA
- a CDS encoding phosphotriesterase family protein: protein MSHQLRTVLGDIDPSAMGGTLPHEHLQGVCDMYWYPGDDPLADSDPDASPRLDNLWHWMENPVANRGNMHMTDEQDSIDELRDLPGLGIGTVVNLTPIGMHRNAEGLRRISEASGVNIVAGSTYYVAEALSKEVKALMEEEITRRIVDDIEVGMDGTAIRAGIVGEVGLSWPIDPVEERVLAASVQAHLHTGAALSIHNPYYVPGSEAMEQVAKLIAGFGADMSRVIMGHCDGFTRDPRFYDIAREYGCYVELDMFGYVSGYEAEIDFTYPADSDRVDAILRMIEEGMADRLLLSHDMVFKTTLKKYGGFGLGRIHRVIKPWLERRGVDAETLEQILVRNAQTVLPMRVPATS, encoded by the coding sequence ATGTCTCACCAACTGCGCACTGTCCTCGGTGACATCGATCCGTCTGCGATGGGTGGCACCCTTCCGCATGAGCACCTTCAGGGTGTCTGCGACATGTACTGGTACCCCGGCGACGACCCGCTTGCGGACTCGGATCCGGATGCCAGTCCGCGGCTCGACAACCTGTGGCACTGGATGGAGAACCCAGTGGCAAACCGGGGCAACATGCACATGACTGACGAACAGGACTCGATCGACGAACTCCGAGACCTGCCGGGTCTCGGCATCGGCACCGTCGTGAACCTGACGCCCATCGGAATGCACCGGAACGCCGAGGGCCTCCGTCGCATCTCCGAAGCCTCTGGGGTCAACATCGTGGCCGGCTCCACCTACTACGTGGCGGAGGCGCTTTCCAAAGAGGTGAAGGCCCTGATGGAGGAAGAGATCACGCGACGCATCGTCGACGACATCGAGGTCGGCATGGATGGAACCGCCATCCGCGCCGGGATCGTCGGCGAAGTCGGGCTTTCATGGCCGATCGACCCGGTCGAGGAACGTGTGTTGGCCGCGAGTGTCCAGGCTCACCTGCACACCGGCGCAGCACTGTCGATCCACAACCCCTACTACGTCCCGGGGTCTGAGGCGATGGAGCAGGTCGCCAAGCTGATTGCTGGGTTCGGCGCGGACATGAGTCGCGTGATCATGGGGCATTGCGACGGGTTCACCCGTGACCCGCGGTTCTACGACATCGCCCGCGAGTACGGCTGCTATGTTGAGCTGGACATGTTCGGATACGTGTCCGGCTACGAAGCCGAGATTGACTTCACCTATCCGGCTGACTCTGATCGTGTCGACGCCATCCTCCGCATGATTGAGGAAGGAATGGCCGACCGCCTGCTCCTCTCGCACGACATGGTGTTCAAGACGACACTGAAGAAGTACGGTGGATTCGGCCTCGGCCGCATCCACCGCGTCATCAAGCCATGGTTGGAGCGCCGAGGCGTCGACGCAGAGACCCTGGAGCAGATCCTCGTGCGCAACGCCCAGACCGTCTTGCCGATGCGCGTACCGGCCACTTCCTGA
- a CDS encoding phosphotriesterase family protein — protein MGALVVEPVYPVQGLDLDVLDVAPVSLTPALSPGPDGVLEGVQDEFGGHRCGGSPAHDPAGEDREFGCYLELDMFGYQSGYEPEVDFTYPADGERVSALVRIVELGMADRLLLSHDNIFKTTLMTYGGHGFGYIHRVIKPRLERRGVDADTLDQGLVRNAQSVLPLRIPEPPE, from the coding sequence GTGGGTGCGCTCGTGGTTGAACCAGTGTACCCAGTGCAGGGTCTCGATCTCGACGTGCTCGACGTCGCGCCAGTGTCGCTCACCCCGGCTTTGTCGCCGGGTCCAGATGGCGTGCTCGAGGGTGTCCAGGACGAGTTCGGTGGTCATCGATGTGGCGGCTCGCCAGCCCACGATCCAGCGGGAGAAGACCGTGAGTTCGGGTGCTACCTCGAGCTCGACATGTTCGGCTACCAGTCCGGCTACGAGCCGGAGGTCGACTTCACCTACCCGGCCGACGGCGAACGGGTCAGCGCCCTCGTCCGGATTGTCGAACTCGGCATGGCCGACCGTCTGCTGCTCTCGCACGATAACATCTTCAAGACCACTCTGATGACGTACGGGGGTCACGGTTTCGGCTACATCCACCGCGTGATCAAGCCCCGGCTCGAGCGTCGAGGGGTCGACGCCGACACGCTGGATCAAGGACTGGTCCGCAACGCTCAGTCGGTGCTTCCGCTTCGCATTCCCGAACCGCCGGAGTGA